The nucleotide window GATGGTCGTCTCGTTCTCGGATTCGGCCAGGGTCGTCTCAAACTACACGAGGGATAAGAGCCTCCTGCTCCGGCGGATCGACGGAATCACGCCGACCCAGGGGACGACTTCGCTTCGCGAGGCTCTGCAGGTGGCCGCCGGGTTGGCGAACCCGTCCAAGCAGGTCGGCGAAGGCGTCGTCGCCACCTCGGCTCTGATCACGCCCAAGATGTTCATCTACACCGACGGCGGCTTCCCGGACGTCGAAGGCTTCAGCCTCGGCAACCTGGAACCCGAGGTCGTCGTGATCGGCCCGCCGCCTCCTCCCTACATTCCGCCCGTTGAGAACACGCCTCCGGCGCGGCCCGAGACCGCTGCCGACCCATCGGACAATCTCGCGATTCTCGCCCTCCAGTCGCGCCGGGTCGAGGAGAAGGCCGATTTGCACCAGGTCTTCGGTCGAGTGAAGAACTACCGAGACGAGAAGGCGACGACCGAGGCCCAACTCATCCGCAAGCGGCTCGACCAGCCGAATTCCGAGGGGGCGATGGTCGACGCCGTCTCCCTGGAGATCCCGCCGCAGAGCGAGCAAGCCTTCCAGTTCGACGTCCCCGAGTCGGGCGTCGCCTCGTTCGAGGTCCGGCTGACGACCAAGGACGCCCTGCCGCTGGACGACCATGCGTTCGTGGTCGTCGGCGACGCCCGCAAGGCCCGCGTGCTGGTCGTCTCGGCCGAGGATCGCTACCTCCTGGACGCCTTCAACACGCCGACGATCACCGAGAAGGCCGACGTGGCGATCGTCTCCCCCGACGAGGCCAAGGGCGAAGCCGTCTCGCGCGACGTCCGGAGCGGCCGTTACGACCTGGTGATCTACGACGGCTGGCGGCCCGAGCAGCCCCCCGAGGCCAACGCCCTGTATTTCGGCGTCTTTCCCCCCGGACCTGGGTACGAATCGGCCCGGGACGTCGAGCACCCGGCGATCCTCGACTGGAACGTCAGCCACCCGATGATGCAGTACGTTCGCGACCTCTCGCTCGTGTACGTCGCCAAGGCCCGCGTGATCGACACGCTTCCGCAGGCGGCCGTCACGCTCATCGAGGGCGAATCCGGGGCCCTGGCGTTCACGGTCCCTCGAGGCGGCTTTCTGGACGCCGTGACGACGTTCCCGCTCCTGGATGGCACGACCCCGAACACGACCTGGTTCCGCTACATCAGTTTCCCGCTCTTCCTGTACAACGCGGTGCAGACGCTCGGCGGATCGCGCTCGGGCGAGGAGGTGGCCGTCGCTCGCCCCGGTCAGCCGGTCGTCGTCCGCGCTGAGACGACCGAGAAATCCATCATGGTTGCCCCGCCCGACGGCGCAGCCCCCCAGAAAATCGATCGCAACGCCCAGGGCGCGTTCGTCGACGACGACGTGACGAACACCGGACTGTATGAGGCCCGCTGGACGGGGGGCGTCTCGCCGTTCGCCGTCAACCTGTTCGACCCGCGCGAGAGCGACCTCGCCACTCGCGGGCTCGTCCCGGCCGGAACGCCGGAGAGTCGAGCGGAGTCGTACAAGATCAAGATCGGCTACAACCCCATCGAGGGGACCCGCATCGTCCCCGACGTCCAGCGCGACTGGTGGAAGCTTCTGGCGCTGGCGGCTCTCGGCGTGCTCGTCGTCGAGTGGTACATCTACAATCGCCGCGTCTACGTTTGACGGCGTTTGGGCTTACGATCAGGTCGCCGCAGGAGTATGACCGTCGGCGGCCGGCTCCGTCGAGTTCCGGCCCTCGGCTGAATTGTTGTTGTTATTGTTATTTGTCTGGATGTGCAGGGCCTGCTCGACGGCCTCCATCAGCCGGTCGGACCGGAAAGGCTTGTAAAGGACCGTCTGCAAACCCTCCTGCCGGGCTTTGACGATCGAGTGGGTCGGATCGTAGCCGAAGCCGGTCATCAGGATGACGGGGGTGTCGGGGCGGACTTCCCGAAGCCGCTTGAAGATGGCGTAGCCGTCCATGTCGGGGAGGCGGATGTCGGCGAGGGTCGCGGAGTACGACTCCTGACGGGCCAGGGCGACGGCCTCCCGAGCGTCGCGGGCGGTCTCGACGACGGCGCCCTGCATGCCGAGGAGTTGGTGGGCCGAGCGCCTGATCGACTCGTCGGCGTCGACCACCAGCAGCCGGGCGCCGGCCAGGCGGGCGGCGGGTTGGACGGCGGGCCTTCCCGCCGCCGGCGCGGGGGCGAGGGTCGTCCCCATCTTCTGGATGATCTCGCGGATCTCGCGGGCTCGGTAGAGGAGGTGTCGCAGCCGCGCGATGACGTCCTCGTCGTGGCCGGCGTAGCGGTCCAGGACGGTGACGGCGTCGGTGATGACATCGTCGAGCGGCAGGGCGACCTCCCGGCTGATCGCCTGGACAGAGGCGTTCGCGGTGCTCGCCTTTTCGGCCTGGAGCAACTCCAGCGTATTGAGCGCGGAGGCGACGTTCCGGCCGTAGATTTCCAGAAACTGGCGGTCGCGGTCGTCGAAGGCGTCGGGCTGGCCGCTCTCGACGTTCAGGGTGCCGATGACGTTGCCGTGATAAACGAGCGGGACGGTCAACGAGCTTCGGGCGTTTTCAGCGCCCTCCAGATAGTACGGGTCCTTGGTCGTGTCCGGACAGAGGTAGCTCTGGCCGGTGGCCGCCACGAGGCCGGTCACTCCCTGCCCTTCCTTGGCCGCCGAAAGTTCCCGAGTCGCGGCCAGCGGAGTCATCCCCTCGGTCAGCAGCGGCACGAGCCGGCCGCTGGCGCGGTCGAGCAGGCGGATCTCGATGTAATCGAGCCCCATCAGGTCCTTCATGTGCCGCGCGATGTTGAACTTCAGGAGGTCCGTCCGCTCCTCGACTCCCATCGAGGAGAGTTCCTCGGGGGTGAGGTCGGCCAGTTCGTCGCCGGCCTGAGCGATGGCGTTGACCTTCAACTGTTGCTGGGTCTCGTCGGTGATCTCGCGGGTCAGGGCGATCAGGTGGGTGAGGATCTGTTTCGCGTCGAAAACGGGGGTGACGGTCACCCGCAGGTAGCGGTTGTTCCGGATCTTGACGACCGTGCTCGAAGGCTGACGCGAGGCGACTGAGGTCGTGAACGGGCAGGGCTCCGGTCCGAGGATGTCCGCCTCGACCAGCACCTGGTAAAACCGTTCGCCCACCACGTGCGACGCATCCATGGTGAACGAGAGGAACTCCGGGTTCGCCCAGATGATCCGCAGGTCCGGGTCGACCACCGCCACACCATCGGCGATGGCGTCCAGGATCTCCTCGGCCTGAATGATCATCCCGACCCAACGCGCCGCGGCGAGCTGCGAGGCGTCGACGTAAACGCCGGCGAAGCGGCCGTCGCGAAGCAACGCCAGCGCCTTGGAGATCGAACGGACGGAGACGACGTCGACGTCGTCCCCCAGCTTGTCGAGGATGGCCTCGCCGTGCGACGCTTCCCGTTCGATGACTAGTACGCGAGGCTTCTCGGCCACGTGGTCAACCCAGTGCTTCTAGGCTCGTCGGGCTGTAGCGTCGATGAGATCGGTTCGATCGACCGGGAAGGGGAGAAGGCGTCCCTGCAGGCGATCTTAGGTCATCCTAATGCCGCATCCCCCAACGGGCAAGCATCCGCTAGACTGGGGGGGACCTTTGGAATTTGGTGGATGATTTTCGGATTCAGAAGGGCCGCCGCAACGGCCTTCCCCCCTCGCGGTGGGAGGTGGCCGTTCAGGAGTTGTCAGTCGTCAGTTTCCAGAGAGGATCGTGAGTCCTCACGCCTGAGAACTGAGAACTGGCAACCGAGAACTCCTTGGCGCTCGTCCCCTCGAGGGGGGAAGACCGTCCCAGCCCACGATTCGGCCAAATTCCAGGAGCGCATCCCTAGATTGGCACGACGACGACCGTCGACCGAGGAAGGAACCACTCCATGCGCCTCACCCAACGCCTGACCGCCCGCCAGGGGGCTTTGCTCGTCATCGACGTCCAGGAGAAGCTTGTCTCCGCGGTTCACGACGGCCCGAAGGTCGTTTCGGCGGCCGTCCGTCTGATCAAGGGAGCGAGGCTGCTGGGCGTCCCCGTCCAGGCGACCGAACAGTACCCGAAGGGCCTCGGCCCGACCGTCACGCCGATCGCCGAACTCCTCCCCGAACGGCCCAGCAAACTGTCGTTCGCCTGCTGCTCCGTCCCGCAGGTTCTGGAACAGCTCTACGGCCGCCAGGTGCGGCACGTGACCCTGACCGGCCTGGAGGCCCACGTCTGCGTGGCTCAGACCGCGCTCGACCTTCTCGACCTGGGCTTCCGCGTCCAGGTCCCCGCCGACGCCGTCGCCTCGCGGAACCCCTTCGACCGCGACGTCGCCCTCCGCCGCCTGGAAGCCGCCGGCGCGACCATTTCCACCACCGAAGCCGTCCTCTTCGAATGGTGCGAGACCGCCGACCGCCCCGAATTCAAGGCGATCAGCGGTCTCGTCAAGGAACCGATCTAAGAGGCGATCATTTCGCCTTCTCCAGGTCTTCGATCGTCAATTCGACGTCCTTGAAGTGGTTCTTGGCCCAGCCTATGAGCCGCTGGATCGCTTCGGTGTGGGCCTTGCACTCCTTGTATTTCTGAGTGCGATACTTGATCGACTCGTACTCTTGCTCTTTAACGAGTCGGCGGGATTTCGCCTGCTGATACCGGAGGAGTGCGGCCTCTCGATCGGGAACCTTCCGGGAGTTTTGAAGTATTCGGGACATCCTGTCTTGATCCACCGCGGGTGGTTCCAGATCCTGCGTCTGGAGGCCCACTTTCTTTGCGAATTCGACGGCCTCCTTCACGGCCTGCGTCGCCTTGTCGAGTTCGTACCTCGACTCTGCCATCTGCTCGAATGCAGCTGGGTCGCCCTTCTGGGCCAAATCCTCTTCCTTACGGGCCTCGACTTCCATATCCCTCAGCCGAGCCACCAGAAGCCGGACAGGAGAGACGAGCACGTCGAGTTCAGTCCTGCTAACGACTTTTGAGTCGACGAGCTTCTGCGTGTATTGGTATCGCTGATAGACGTTGATTAATTCGGCTTCAATCTCCCTCAGGCCCTTGGGATCGAACGATTTCGGAGCGGCGTCGGTACGATCCCCGGCTGTTGGCGCAGTTGGCGCGGCGGTCGGTTTCCCCATCATTACGCCGATCAACCGATCCAGCTTCTGCTCAACCTCCGACAGGCGAGTCTCGACGCTCCTCAACGCCGACTCCGTGCTCTGAGCTTCGGGCTGAGCCTGAGGTTTGGTCGGTTCTTCCGGTTTCGCCGGTTCATTTGAAGGGCCGACCGTGAGTGCCAGGGCGCCGGCGGTCAGGCCGGTGGAGAGGAACGCGAATCCCAGCAGCTTCCAGGATGTGGTGGACATCGTCGAGAGTACTCCTTCGGCCAGCGCGGCGGCCGGCCAGGTTGTCGACGAAGGGGAGGCCCGCCAGATCCAGCCCAGGCTCGCGGCGAGTCCCGCGAACCGGCCTGCGGCGGAGGCCGTCGCCGCTACGAGCGACGACGGGACGACGGCCGCCGCGAGGTCGAGCCGCGCGGCGGTCAGGCATGCCGAGGCGTCGAGCCCTCGACGCGTCAGACGCTCGTGCAGGATCGACCGGGCCTTGGCCATCCGGCTGCGGACCGTGCCGACCGGCCAACCCAACTCCGCCGCCGCCTGGTCATGCGTCCTGCCTCGCAGGTAGCAGAGGACCAGTGGAGCCCGGTACTTCTCAGGCAGTCGAGCAAGCTCGCCGTCGAGGACTTCCAGCGAGTCGTCGGCGGGTTTCTCCTGCACAGCCGGCGCGACCTGGACGCCATCCCGGTCCCCCTCGCGGGAGCGCCGTTTCAGGACGTCCGACCGGGCGCGGAACGCCACGCGATGGGCCACGCTGTGAAGCCA belongs to Paludisphaera rhizosphaerae and includes:
- a CDS encoding RNA polymerase sigma factor, which codes for MLRSGSRAGRDVERLLRDGVDPAGGDGPLLRRFLEGRDESAFEAIVDRHGPLVLSLCRRYLRDPADVEDAFQATFLVLVRKGAGLCEAETLAGWLHSVAHRVAFRARSDVLKRRSREGDRDGVQVAPAVQEKPADDSLEVLDGELARLPEKYRAPLVLCYLRGRTHDQAAAELGWPVGTVRSRMAKARSILHERLTRRGLDASACLTAARLDLAAAVVPSSLVAATASAAGRFAGLAASLGWIWRASPSSTTWPAAALAEGVLSTMSTTSWKLLGFAFLSTGLTAGALALTVGPSNEPAKPEEPTKPQAQPEAQSTESALRSVETRLSEVEQKLDRLIGVMMGKPTAAPTAPTAGDRTDAAPKSFDPKGLREIEAELINVYQRYQYTQKLVDSKVVSRTELDVLVSPVRLLVARLRDMEVEARKEEDLAQKGDPAAFEQMAESRYELDKATQAVKEAVEFAKKVGLQTQDLEPPAVDQDRMSRILQNSRKVPDREAALLRYQQAKSRRLVKEQEYESIKYRTQKYKECKAHTEAIQRLIGWAKNHFKDVELTIEDLEKAK
- a CDS encoding vWA domain-containing protein — encoded protein: MPGNFFSRLGSIHFSTPLGWPMWAALAAVPTGILALYFLKLRRRSVAVSSTLLWRKSLEDLHVNSLFQRLRKNLLLFLQLLVAALAMLALAGPQMKGAGGEGRRFVLVVDASASMSAVDESGGPSRLDKAKEESRKVVGEMQGDDLAMVVSFSDSARVVSNYTRDKSLLLRRIDGITPTQGTTSLREALQVAAGLANPSKQVGEGVVATSALITPKMFIYTDGGFPDVEGFSLGNLEPEVVVIGPPPPPYIPPVENTPPARPETAADPSDNLAILALQSRRVEEKADLHQVFGRVKNYRDEKATTEAQLIRKRLDQPNSEGAMVDAVSLEIPPQSEQAFQFDVPESGVASFEVRLTTKDALPLDDHAFVVVGDARKARVLVVSAEDRYLLDAFNTPTITEKADVAIVSPDEAKGEAVSRDVRSGRYDLVIYDGWRPEQPPEANALYFGVFPPGPGYESARDVEHPAILDWNVSHPMMQYVRDLSLVYVAKARVIDTLPQAAVTLIEGESGALAFTVPRGGFLDAVTTFPLLDGTTPNTTWFRYISFPLFLYNAVQTLGGSRSGEEVAVARPGQPVVVRAETTEKSIMVAPPDGAAPQKIDRNAQGAFVDDDVTNTGLYEARWTGGVSPFAVNLFDPRESDLATRGLVPAGTPESRAESYKIKIGYNPIEGTRIVPDVQRDWWKLLALAALGVLVVEWYIYNRRVYV
- a CDS encoding response regulator — its product is MAEKPRVLVIEREASHGEAILDKLGDDVDVVSVRSISKALALLRDGRFAGVYVDASQLAAARWVGMIIQAEEILDAIADGVAVVDPDLRIIWANPEFLSFTMDASHVVGERFYQVLVEADILGPEPCPFTTSVASRQPSSTVVKIRNNRYLRVTVTPVFDAKQILTHLIALTREITDETQQQLKVNAIAQAGDELADLTPEELSSMGVEERTDLLKFNIARHMKDLMGLDYIEIRLLDRASGRLVPLLTEGMTPLAATRELSAAKEGQGVTGLVAATGQSYLCPDTTKDPYYLEGAENARSSLTVPLVYHGNVIGTLNVESGQPDAFDDRDRQFLEIYGRNVASALNTLELLQAEKASTANASVQAISREVALPLDDVITDAVTVLDRYAGHDEDVIARLRHLLYRAREIREIIQKMGTTLAPAPAAGRPAVQPAARLAGARLLVVDADESIRRSAHQLLGMQGAVVETARDAREAVALARQESYSATLADIRLPDMDGYAIFKRLREVRPDTPVILMTGFGYDPTHSIVKARQEGLQTVLYKPFRSDRLMEAVEQALHIQTNNNNNNNSAEGRNSTEPAADGHTPAAT
- a CDS encoding hydrolase; translation: MRLTQRLTARQGALLVIDVQEKLVSAVHDGPKVVSAAVRLIKGARLLGVPVQATEQYPKGLGPTVTPIAELLPERPSKLSFACCSVPQVLEQLYGRQVRHVTLTGLEAHVCVAQTALDLLDLGFRVQVPADAVASRNPFDRDVALRRLEAAGATISTTEAVLFEWCETADRPEFKAISGLVKEPI